A region of Leptospiraceae bacterium DNA encodes the following proteins:
- the rbfA gene encoding 30S ribosome-binding factor RbfA, giving the protein MDPIRKSRIESAIIRTLASHFVSGKVKDPRIQLVSIHRASISPDLSLVKVWVTSYCDEKGKKRLLDALKHASGYLQSVISNELKLRETPKLLFIWDEEYIKSLEVNELIDRSKPALLQEEES; this is encoded by the coding sequence TTGGATCCCATAAGAAAAAGTAGAATTGAATCTGCTATCATTCGGACTCTTGCTTCTCATTTTGTCTCAGGAAAAGTGAAAGATCCGAGAATTCAACTGGTTAGTATTCATAGAGCTAGCATAAGCCCTGATTTAAGCCTTGTAAAGGTATGGGTAACTTCTTATTGTGATGAAAAGGGAAAAAAGCGTCTTTTGGATGCCCTGAAACATGCAAGTGGTTATCTGCAAAGCGTCATTTCTAATGAGTTAAAATTACGTGAAACCCCAAAACTATTGTTTATTTGGGATGAAGAATATATTAAAAGTCTTGAAGTTAATGAATTAATTGATCGATCCAAACCGGCTTTGTTGCAGGAGGAAGAATCATAG
- the nusA gene encoding transcription termination/antitermination protein NusA encodes MATKQAQGDISIFEAVQQFCADKDLKRDAVLDIIKESLVTAYKKRMNISDPEVNISAEFNEKNEVVLVIPRKVSFSKEKDPLFIHIDEARKINPDVEVDETILVKEKPVELSRIVSNQARQMVFQRLKEMERELLYNEYKEKEGELTHGFFQRWKNKDTMSIDLGKVEAIMPRKEQCPGERYKQGDRLKAIIAKVELKRERYREPGPIITLSRASADFVKKLFEMEIPEIYDKLIEIVDIARMPSVRTKIVVAANRGDIDPIGACVGMKGVRIQSIVRELGNERIDIIQYSGNPVDFITNAISPAKPVEVKVDIEKREALVVVLDESVKQATGGARNSNVKLASQITGYKITVISHSQYEEEMSTPAARERLERLFRPVEEQVHQMEQYDEAESEDEYEEEFENENDEEIGTPLNEIPGLSKRVIDLLESGGVGDVETLIEMHPSDLAKIQGIGPTTAEHIMKVLTESVELVDEA; translated from the coding sequence ATGGCAACTAAACAAGCACAGGGTGACATTAGCATTTTTGAAGCCGTACAACAGTTTTGTGCGGATAAAGACCTGAAGAGAGATGCAGTATTAGACATCATAAAAGAATCTCTGGTCACTGCTTATAAGAAAAGGATGAATATCAGTGATCCTGAGGTCAATATTTCGGCCGAGTTTAACGAGAAAAATGAAGTTGTGCTTGTTATACCCAGAAAGGTTTCTTTTTCAAAAGAAAAAGATCCACTTTTTATTCATATTGATGAAGCCAGAAAAATAAACCCGGACGTTGAAGTGGATGAAACCATCCTGGTAAAAGAAAAACCGGTAGAGCTTTCTCGGATTGTCTCCAATCAGGCAAGGCAAATGGTTTTCCAACGTCTTAAGGAAATGGAAAGAGAGCTTCTATATAATGAATATAAGGAAAAAGAAGGGGAGTTGACTCATGGCTTTTTCCAGAGATGGAAGAATAAGGATACCATGAGTATCGATCTCGGCAAAGTCGAAGCTATTATGCCCAGAAAAGAGCAATGTCCGGGTGAAAGATATAAGCAGGGAGATAGACTGAAAGCGATTATCGCGAAGGTTGAGCTTAAGCGAGAACGGTATCGCGAACCGGGACCTATCATTACACTTTCGAGGGCTTCGGCTGATTTTGTAAAAAAACTATTTGAAATGGAAATCCCCGAGATCTACGATAAACTTATAGAAATTGTAGATATCGCCAGAATGCCTTCTGTACGGACTAAGATTGTAGTAGCTGCCAATAGGGGAGATATAGATCCGATTGGCGCCTGTGTGGGTATGAAAGGAGTAAGGATTCAATCTATTGTTAGGGAATTAGGAAACGAGAGGATTGACATCATACAATATTCAGGAAATCCGGTTGATTTCATTACTAATGCGATTTCTCCGGCGAAGCCTGTTGAAGTAAAAGTTGATATTGAGAAAAGGGAAGCTCTGGTAGTAGTTCTGGATGAATCAGTAAAGCAGGCTACCGGTGGGGCTCGAAATTCGAATGTAAAATTAGCTTCTCAAATTACCGGTTATAAAATAACAGTAATTAGTCATTCACAGTATGAAGAGGAAATGTCCACTCCGGCTGCCAGAGAAAGACTGGAAAGGCTTTTTCGTCCTGTGGAAGAACAGGTTCATCAGATGGAGCAATATGATGAGGCCGAATCTGAAGATGAATATGAAGAAGAATTTGAAAATGAAAATGATGAAGAAATCGGAACTCCATTGAATGAGATCCCGGGTTTAAGTAAGAGAGTGATTGACCTTCTTGAAAGTGGTGGGGTTGGTGATGTGGAAACACTTATTGAAATGCACCCTTCAGATTTGGCCAAGATTCAGGGTATTGGGCCGACTACAGCCGAGCATATTATGAAAGTTCTAACTGAATCGGTAGAACTTGTGGACGAGGCCTGA
- the rimP gene encoding ribosome maturation factor RimP has translation MTINEQEIIDYVNSIISHPIAIYDVKVHARNKRYLIELYLDNFENKYGSVSIGECETVSREFSSLLETEKGELDFVLRVSSAGAERELKIPSDLQRFQGLLVKLKHRNEEGKEMEKVYKILSVNEKEVHLEVFQKGKKKKAEEPIIVNLSDLIKGNLYVSI, from the coding sequence TTGACTATAAACGAACAAGAAATTATAGATTACGTTAACAGTATTATTTCCCACCCCATTGCTATTTATGATGTAAAAGTACATGCTAGGAATAAGCGCTATCTGATAGAGCTTTATCTGGACAATTTTGAGAATAAGTATGGATCTGTTTCTATCGGTGAATGTGAAACGGTATCTCGAGAGTTTTCTTCGCTTCTGGAAACAGAAAAGGGAGAGCTTGATTTTGTACTCAGGGTTTCTTCAGCAGGCGCAGAACGAGAACTGAAGATTCCTTCTGATTTGCAAAGGTTTCAGGGACTTTTAGTGAAATTGAAGCATAGAAATGAAGAAGGAAAAGAAATGGAAAAGGTTTACAAAATTCTTTCCGTGAACGAAAAAGAAGTTCACTTAGAGGTTTTTCAGAAAGGAAAGAAAAAAAAGGCGGAAGAGCCTATAATTGTAAATTTGAGTGACTTAATAAAAGGGAATTTATACGTTAGTATTTAG
- the infB gene encoding translation initiation factor IF-2 produces the protein MEEKKSKENTKTIGQLISGENSSSKKKIVIKKKPRGSKPEQASQGKKMFQSASKQSGQEGSAQSKDDRKKPLPELPIKKEADKPSPIIRHARIAKETPKEEHAPTRQPRHSASEEKKTSDSDFQNKAQKVVRPNTLFPRNDRNPIVARAHKSPSSSPPEGRGGGRGGRPDFRSNRGEGQRPNQGGSGGGNAGGGGRSRGGNEQNRESGTGFSPIVGVQPQQAGSQGRSKRSGGSSDKGREKNNIRGQENAKFFKQSYKKNTGGLSLSSVPKEISIMENVQVGELAKKMNLKPGEIIGKLMKMGMMVTINNIIDSDTASILADEYSCKVNIVSLYDETVIQEKADSPDDYTNRPPVVTIMGHVDHGKTRLLDTIRKSDIIDQESGGITQHIGAYQVHTPNGIITFLDTPGHEAFTSMRARGAKITDIVILVVAADDGVKEQTKEAIDHARAANVPIIVAINKIDLPAANPDKVMQELANFGLQSEDWGGDTIFCKISARENIGIEKLLEMILLQAEMLELKANHGRKAKGTIIEAKLDPGRGPVATVLIQNGTLRVGDAFLSGVYSGRVRAMYDDHGKEVREAGPSFPVVVTGIDGVPGAGDPFDSVEDEKEARQISNHRKEYERIGQAQNVTRVTLDNMNEIIQRGELKELKIIIKADVRGSAEAITEAVQKLSNDQVKLGVIHAGTGAIIDSDVMLASASNAIIVGFHVRANPRTLNLAEKEGVEIKYYSIIYDIVNDIKQAMEGLLEPDKVEEIVGKMEIREVFKISKVGNIAGCMVTDGKVHRSNFVRVIRENIVLFDGKIRSLKRVKDDVNEVATGFECGIMLDGYNEIVVGDELEIYEIKTVSKKL, from the coding sequence ATGGAAGAAAAAAAGAGTAAAGAAAATACAAAAACTATAGGGCAACTAATTTCAGGTGAAAATTCTTCATCTAAAAAGAAGATTGTTATTAAGAAAAAACCTCGTGGGTCTAAACCTGAACAAGCATCCCAGGGAAAAAAGATGTTTCAATCTGCATCCAAGCAGTCTGGACAGGAAGGTTCTGCTCAGTCAAAAGATGATAGAAAGAAACCCTTGCCCGAATTGCCTATAAAAAAGGAAGCTGATAAACCTTCCCCAATTATACGTCATGCCAGAATAGCCAAAGAAACTCCGAAAGAGGAACACGCTCCAACCAGGCAACCCAGGCATTCTGCTTCCGAAGAAAAGAAAACTTCTGATTCTGACTTTCAGAATAAAGCTCAGAAAGTTGTCCGTCCTAATACTCTTTTTCCAAGAAATGATAGAAATCCGATCGTAGCCAGAGCTCATAAATCTCCGAGTAGCTCTCCGCCGGAAGGCAGAGGTGGTGGAAGGGGAGGAAGGCCGGATTTTCGTTCCAATAGAGGAGAAGGTCAAAGACCGAATCAGGGTGGAAGCGGTGGTGGAAATGCTGGTGGCGGTGGACGCAGTAGAGGAGGAAATGAACAGAATCGTGAAAGCGGAACGGGTTTTTCTCCAATAGTCGGTGTTCAACCTCAACAGGCGGGAAGTCAGGGTAGAAGTAAAAGGAGCGGTGGCTCTTCAGACAAAGGTCGTGAAAAGAATAATATTCGCGGTCAGGAAAATGCAAAATTCTTCAAGCAATCATATAAGAAAAATACAGGTGGTCTTTCCCTATCCAGTGTTCCAAAAGAAATTTCCATAATGGAAAATGTTCAGGTAGGAGAGCTTGCCAAGAAAATGAACCTTAAACCGGGAGAAATTATTGGTAAGCTAATGAAGATGGGAATGATGGTCACAATTAATAATATTATTGATAGTGACACTGCCAGCATTCTGGCCGATGAATACTCCTGTAAAGTAAATATTGTTTCCCTATATGATGAAACTGTAATACAAGAAAAAGCAGATAGCCCGGATGATTATACGAATCGTCCTCCGGTTGTTACCATCATGGGTCACGTAGACCACGGAAAAACTCGTTTACTGGATACAATTCGCAAAAGTGATATTATCGATCAGGAGTCAGGGGGAATTACCCAGCATATTGGAGCTTATCAGGTTCATACTCCCAATGGAATTATTACATTTTTAGATACACCCGGACACGAAGCTTTCACTTCAATGAGGGCTCGTGGAGCGAAGATTACAGATATAGTCATTCTAGTAGTAGCCGCAGATGATGGTGTGAAAGAGCAAACGAAAGAAGCTATTGATCATGCAAGAGCTGCAAATGTACCGATTATAGTAGCTATAAATAAGATAGATCTTCCTGCTGCTAATCCGGATAAAGTAATGCAGGAATTAGCAAATTTTGGACTTCAATCTGAAGATTGGGGTGGTGATACGATTTTCTGTAAAATATCAGCACGGGAAAATATTGGCATAGAAAAGCTTCTGGAGATGATTTTATTACAGGCCGAAATGCTGGAGCTAAAAGCAAATCATGGCCGTAAAGCCAAGGGAACTATCATTGAAGCTAAATTGGATCCGGGTAGAGGTCCTGTAGCAACTGTATTGATTCAAAACGGAACTCTTCGAGTTGGAGATGCGTTTCTTTCGGGCGTTTATTCCGGTAGGGTCAGAGCTATGTATGACGATCATGGAAAAGAAGTTCGGGAAGCCGGGCCCTCTTTTCCTGTAGTAGTTACCGGTATTGATGGAGTTCCGGGAGCGGGAGATCCATTTGATTCTGTTGAAGATGAGAAGGAAGCCCGCCAGATCTCGAATCACCGTAAAGAATACGAGAGAATCGGTCAGGCACAAAATGTTACTCGTGTTACCCTCGATAATATGAATGAGATTATCCAGAGGGGTGAACTTAAAGAGCTTAAAATTATCATTAAAGCAGACGTTAGAGGTTCTGCTGAAGCAATTACAGAAGCAGTTCAAAAACTTTCTAATGATCAGGTGAAACTGGGTGTTATTCATGCAGGAACCGGGGCCATTATTGATAGCGATGTGATGCTGGCTTCTGCTTCTAATGCGATTATTGTAGGATTTCATGTAAGAGCCAACCCCAGAACTTTAAACCTGGCCGAGAAAGAAGGTGTTGAGATCAAATATTACAGTATTATCTATGACATTGTAAATGATATCAAGCAGGCTATGGAAGGACTCCTGGAACCTGATAAAGTCGAAGAAATTGTCGGTAAAATGGAAATTCGCGAAGTCTTCAAAATATCTAAAGTGGGTAATATTGCAGGTTGTATGGTCACCGATGGCAAAGTGCATCGTTCTAATTTTGTGCGTGTGATAAGAGAAAATATAGTTCTTTTTGATGGAAAAATTCGCTCTCTTAAACGTGTGAAAGATGACGTAAATGAAGTAGCTACCGGTTTTGAATGCGGTATCATGCTTGATGGATATAATGAGATAGTAGTTGGCGATGAATTAGAAATTTATGAAATTAAAACTGTCAGCAAGAAGCTCTGA